A region of Ornithodoros turicata isolate Travis chromosome 5, ASM3712646v1, whole genome shotgun sequence DNA encodes the following proteins:
- the LOC135395731 gene encoding uncharacterized protein LOC135395731: MGGYTCCVPGCYNNTTKNKGLSFHKFPLNKRLRKLWVVKINRAGKRGRFSTFEPTEQHRVCGRHFKNGTKTYMDNVPTVFQHRPQPKPRRTRRLDGPPSLASTCHTPSEAEVPETGSSCETSCPWPADDVAQHEYQDEVEGTSSTTATPELQHDTSDHSYAAPYEETATLSKRIAAFEALVKQKDELIEDLQKKLSVSEDKIESLSLQCKSLVSEVRVASQKAREASLKVRNTRCDLTYDCLQKDEEKLKYYTGFANSNLLQVFYDFLKPDLSQLQFWHMKRVEGAEQRKFFVPLKDQLILVLVRLRLGLDRVDLAFRFGISNSTLSRIWITWINFLRNRLTQVPTWPPSHLCDKYRPECFEEKGYETVDGILDCTEIFIETPSSFRVQSETYSTYKKHNTLKGLVVCAPNGFVTFASNLAPGRLSDKELTLESGVLDKFERGRAILADRGFLIKDACDARNIHLNIPPFMNGRTQLSEEEVKETRKIASVRIHIERVIRRIKTYKILTQILPNSMSTDMNSIWLICALLSNWVDKPLLETSDSESTPSTL, encoded by the exons ATGGGAGGGTACACTTGTTGTGTGCCAGGATGCTACAACAATACCACGAAGAATAAAGGCCTGAGCTTCCACAAGTTTCCGTTGAACAAGCGCCTGAGGAAGCTGTGGGTGGTGAAGATCAACAGGGCAGGGAAGCGAGGAAG GTTTTCGACATTTGAGCCCACAGAGCAACACCGAGTGTGCGGAAGGCACTTCAAAAATGGCACGAAGACATACATGGACAACGTTCCAACAGTCTTCCAACACCGGCCACAGCCCAAACCGAGAAGGACACGCAGATTGGATGGGCCGCCTTCACTTGCAAGTACTTGCCATACCCCATCAGAAGCCGAGGTTCCTGAAACGGGGAGCTCATGTGAAACGTCTTGCCCCTGGCCTGCAGATGATGTTGCTCAGCATGAGTACCAGGATGAAGTAGAAGGGACATCCTCAACCACAGCTACACCAGAGCTACAACATGATACCAGTGACCATTCCTATGCAGCACCGTATGAGGAGACAGCTACACTGAGCAAAAGGATAGCAGCTTTTGAAGCACTTGTGAAACAAAAGGACGAACTGATCGAAGACTTgcagaaaaaactttctgtgtctGAAGACAAAATTGAAAGCCTCTCACTTCAGTGCAAAAGCCTGGTATCTGAAGTACGGGTAGCCTCTCAAAAGGCGAGAGAAGCATCCTTGAAAGTAAGGAACACTCGATGTGACCTCACGTATGACTGCCTACAAAAGGATGAGGAAAAGCTCAAATACTATACAGGTTTTGCAAACTCTAATTTGCTCCAAGTATTCTACGACTTTCTGAAGCCTGACTTGAGTCAACTTCAATTTTGGCACATGAAACGTGTTGAAGGCGCTGAGCAGCGCAAGTTTTTTGTGCCATTGAAAGACCAGCTGATTCTAGTGCTTGTTCGTCTACGGCTAGGTCTGGATCGTGTTGACCTTGCATTCCGGTTTGGAATATCAAACAGCACTCTGTCTAGAATATGGATAACGTGGATAAATTTCCTCCGAAACAGGCTTACACAGGTCCCCACATGGCCTCCCTCGCATCTGTGTGACAAGTACCGCCCTGAATGCTTCGAGGAGAAGGGGTACGAGACTGTCGATGGGATACTTGATTGCACCGAAATTTTTATTGAAACCCCGTCATCCTTCCGAGTGCAGAGTGAGACCTACTCTACCTATAAGAAACATAATACACTTAAAGGACTGGTGGTCTGTGCACCGAATGGCTTTGTGACATTTGCTTCGAACCTGGCACCGGGCCGGCTGTCCGACAAGGAACTGACACTGGAATCTGGAGTGCTCGACAAGTTTGAGAGGGGTCGAGCAATACTAGCCGACCGAGGATTCCTGATCAAAGACGCCTGCGATGCCCGGAACATTCACCTAAACATTCCCCCTTTCATGAATGGTAGGACGCAGCTCTCAGAAGAGGAGGTGAAGGAAACTCGAAAGATAGCTAGTGTGCGCATACACATAGAACGTGTAATAAGAAGGATCAAGACCTACAAGATTTTGACGCAGATCCTGCCAAATTCAATGAGCACCGACATGAACTCTATCTGGCTAATATGTGCGTTGCTGTCAAATTGGGTTGACAAGCCTCTACTAGAAACTTCAGACTCCGAGTCAACCCCCTCCACGTTGTAA
- the LOC135395536 gene encoding uncharacterized protein LOC135395536 encodes MATRKKYAAAAELSRENGTILRCKCECGAGSGKVCKHVVCVFYALSYIATHDLKVVPEEKACTEGERQWYHPRKPLEVKKNVEQLEFVKDTCARISGARDTIRKIKAYESLPEERRNVERLRLIHIVDPFRTHGLGFWADILESNDFTPNELQAVNPADTQTCVESTVPTLMDMIFQSPVSSTGDVYEQLCHLHSSQTVTDIENATKKQNSSSEWHQHRKGVITASVCYRVYTRVHTIRNKYGPHNVLPLLNQICGKAQVITRAMQDGIDMEPKAKEVYLQLHRKHTDHRECTIEELGLVLHESYPFIGCSPDGLLQCKCETKLVEIKCPKSMKAFVDSYTVNGEKVKRTNVYFAQVQMQMGVCKVDTYDLFVHDSEGEIFVITVPFDRTFYDDLVERCVFFFKEYILPYLLSEKTVTV; translated from the coding sequence ATGGCTACGAGGAAAAAATATGCTGCAGCTGCTGAACTCTCCAGGGAAAATGGAACAATACTACGGTGCAAATGCGAGTGCGGAGCTGGAAGCGGCAAAGTATGTAAGCACGTCGTTTGTGTGTTCTATGCCTTGAGCTACATCGCTACTCACGACCTAAAAGTTGTGCCCGAAGAAAAAGCTTGCACTGAAGGGGAACGGCAGTGGTACCACCCTCGTAAGCCACTCGAAGTGAAGAAAAATGTTGAGCAACTGGAGTTCGTGAAGGACACTTGTGCAAGAATTAGTGGTGCACGCGATACCATAAGGAAAATAAAAGCGTACGAGTCCCTTCCCGAAGAACGAAGGAACGTTGAGAGGCTTCGCCTTATCCACATTGTCGATCCGTTCAGAACTCACGGACTAGGGTTTTGGGCGGATATTTTGGAAAGCAATGACTTTACTCCAAACGAATTGCAGGCAGTGAACCCGGCAGACACACAGACCTGTGTTGAAAGCACTGTTCCCACCTTAATGGATATGATCTTCCAATCACCTGTATCAAGCACTGGGGATGTTTATGAGCAGCTCTGCCATCTTCATAGCTCTCAGACAGTGACAGACATTGAGAATGCAACGAAAAAGCAAAACAGTTCTTCTGAGTGGCACCAGCACAGAAAAGGAGTTATCACCGCATCAGTGTGCTATAGGGTGTACACTCGAGTACATACCATTCGGAACAAATACGGCCCACATAATGTGCTCCCACTTCTTAATCAAATCTGTGGTAAGGCCCAGGTTATAACACGGGCCATGCAAGATGGAATTGACATGGAACCAAAGGCCAAGGAAGTGTACTTGCAACTGCACAGGAAGCACACAGACCACCGTGAATGTACGATTGAGGAACTGGGGCTGGTTTTGCATGAATCCTATCCCTTTATTGGATGCAGTCCTGACGGGTTGTTGCAATGTAAATGTGAAACAAAACTTGTGGAAATCAAATGTCCTAAGAGTATGAAAGCATTTGTGGATTCCTATACCGTCAATGGTGAAAAAGTAAAGCGAACAAATGTGTACTTTGCGCAGGTTCAGATGCAGATGGGCGTATGTAAGGTGGATACATATGATTTGTTCGTCCATGACAGTGAAGGTGAAATTTTTGTTATCACGGTACCTTTCGACCGGACATTTTATGACGACCTGGTGGAAAGAtgtgtcttcttcttcaagGAGTATATCCTCCCATATTTGCTTAGTGAGAAAACTGTAACGGTGTGA